A genomic stretch from Setaria viridis chromosome 1, Setaria_viridis_v4.0, whole genome shotgun sequence includes:
- the LOC117841113 gene encoding protein SMAX1-LIKE 4, producing MRVGGYTVHQSLTAEAAAVLKLSLGLARRRGHAQVTPLHVAYTLLGASSSPPPLFAAAAASTPAYGLLRRACAKSSHRSGGVCAPAHPAQCRALELCFNVALNRLPTANAVAGSPLSSPCSSSASSTSFAASILHQPSPTLSNALVAALKRAQASQRRGCVELQTQPPSPPGLPSTSPQQQQPMLTIKVELDQLIISILDDPSVSRVMKEAGFSSAAVKTNLEEESAAMMLGPGHHHGSSTPSSPAAAPAVPPQSFLETYAAGFPSAYGGSASWPAPFLNYQQADVESESPCKEEDVRAILEVMSRKQGRRTNPVVVADSVSVAEASVAVLMTRLERGDVPDELRGARVLRLHLSHAHVRLMTSADVDACVADLRRAVAAAAAATSTKTGGLVIYVGDMRWAIDDDDEAARNQAASDGFSPAARLAAELARLLGELRAASLGGRAWLVAAASYGTYMRCQRSSSSLEAEWALQPVAVPSGAGAGLGLGLALGPRAATRETDGKVAQLAQFPWLDFLPREEDGVPVLCVECARNYEIEASAVRAKAEGTNLALTFFPGWPQADEPQTSHKDLMELKRKWSRLCRRVHLRRNQPTRLPNATTSSNPGLCLSFGTNEIKYQDVKTTLSLLPPDSAETPDEACRHRSEDMDAMQATAQKSDTMVDSRDMKNVLQLWIDELPSGDLKRKPENVRLPRESKRRRGGCGLDLNLCADEEENQDGDSAGASSEDELVPSDLTNDGEASGDVSVTDSFDSLC from the exons ATGCGGGTGGGGGGATACACGGTGCACCAGTCGCTCACCGCCGAGGCGGCCGCGGTGCTCAAGCTCTCGCTGGGCCTGGCGCGCCGCCGGGGGCACGCGCAGGTCACGCCGCTGCACGTCGCCTACACGCTGCTCGGCgcctcctcgtccccgccgccgctcttcgcagccgccgccgcctccacgccggCATACGGCCTCCTCAGGCGCGCCTGCGCCAAGTCGTCCCACCGGAGCGGCGGTGTCTGCGCGCCGGCCCATCCGGCGCAGTGCCGGGCGCTGGAGCTCTGCTTCAACGTCGCGCTCAACCGGCTCCCCACGGCCAATGCGGTGGCGGGCTCGCCGCTCTCGTCGCCGTGCTCGTCCTCGGCGTCTTCCACGTCCTTCGCGGCGTCCATCCTCCACCAGCCCAGCCCAACGCTGTCCAAcgcgctcgtcgccgcgctCAAGCGCGCGCAGGCCAGCCAGCGCCGCGGCTGCGTCGAGCTGCAGACCcagccaccgtcgccgccgggccTGCCGTCCACCTccccacagcagcagcagcctatGCTGACCATCAAGGTCGAGCTGGACCAGCTCATCATCTCCATCCTCGACGACCCCAGCGTGAGccgggtgatgaaggaggccggcttctccagcgccgccgtcaAGACCAACCTCGAGGAGGAGAGCGCCGCCATGATGCTCGgccccggccaccaccacggctcCTCCACGCCATCGTCCCCTGCGGCAGCCCCGGCTGTTCCGCCGCAGTCCTTCCTCGAGACGTACGCTGCTGGCTTCCCTAGCGCCTACGGCGGCAGTGCGTCGTGGCCGGCGCCGTTCTTAAACTACCAGCAGGCCGACGTCGAGTCCGAATCGCCATGCAAGGAGGAGGACGTGAGAGCGATCCTGGAGGTGATGTCGCGGAAGCAGGGGAGAAGAACCAaccccgtcgtcgtcgccgactCGGTGTCCGTCGCCGAGGCATCGGTCGCCGTGCTGATGACGCGCCTGGAGCGAGGCGACGTCCCCGACGAGCTacgcggcgcgcgcgtcctCCGGCTTCACCTGTCCCACGCCCACGTCCGGCTCATGACCAGCGCCGACGTCGACGCGTGCGTGGCGGACCTGCGccgcgccgtggccgccgccgccgccgcaaccagCACCAAGACCGGAGGCCTGGTCATCTACGTCGGCGACATGCGCTGGgccatcgacgacgacgacgaagccgCCCGCAACCAGGCGGCGTCCGACGGCTTCAGCCCCGCGGCGCGTCTGGCTGCCGAGCTCGCCCGCCTGCTGGGCGAGCTCCGCGCAGCGTCGCTTGGCGGGCGCGCctggctggtggcggcggcgagctacgGGACCTACATGCGGTGCCAGCGGTCGTCCTCGTCCCTGGAGGCGGAGTGGGCGCTGCAGCCGGTGGCCGtcccctccggcgccggcgccggcctcggcctcggcctcgctcTCGGCCCACGCGCCGCAACAAG AGAAACGGACGGCAAGGTTGCCCAACTTGCTCAGTTTCCATGGCTGGATTTCTTACCCAGAGAAGAAGATGGCGTGCCGGTCCTGTGCGTCGAATGCGCAAGGAACTACGAGATTGAAGCATCAGCTGTGAGGGCAAAGGCAGAAGGCACCAATCTTGCGCTGACCTTCTTCCCTGGTTGGCCGCAGGCAGATGAGCCCCAAACGTCACACAAG GATCTGATGGAGCTGAAGAGGAAATGGAGCAGATTGTGCCGGAGGGTTCACTTGCGGCGCAACCAGCCGACTCGCCTACCCAATGCAACCACCTCTAGCAATCCAGGCCTCTGCTTAAGCTTTGGGACGAACGAGATCAAGTACCAGGATGTGAAAACCACGCTCAGCCTGTTACCTCCGGACTCCGCTGAGACACCCGACGAGGCCTGTCGTCACAGGAGCGAGGACATGGACGCAATGCAAGCAACGGCGCAAAAATCGGATACGATGGTTGATTCAAGGGACATGAAGAATGTTCTACAGCTGTGGATCGATGAGTTGCCATCCGGCGATCTTAAGAGGAAGCCGGAGAATGTCCGGCTGCCAAGGGAATCCAAGCGCCGGAGGGGCGGTTGCGGCCTTGATCTGAACCTATGCGCGGACGAGGAGGAAAATCAGGACGGTGACAGTGCTGGTGCCAGCAGCGAAGATGAGCTCGTTCCGAGCGACTTGACAAACGATGGCGAGGCCAGCGGTGATGTGAGTGTGACTGACAGCTTCGACAGCCTTTGTTAG
- the LOC117854820 gene encoding transcription factor BHLH6, with translation MDPTMGDSLECLWDCLDVEGLQSLNIGADGDNAVAGGQHHDGYSSAPDAGSNSSVAAAAAGSDGSRPGNNNVIVTEQRRRRRLNDRLYALRSVVPNITKMDKASIIKDAIEYILQLQQLEHQLLAELALLEAAAATAHHHPHPLLIGMPMPFTGAATAFAAIGGDDDCAAVSPTKKMKRNPSFSSHGSSSPPVDALEVRVSGAGDKVLVVSVACRHRRDAVAKVCRALEGLRLRVIAANVTAASGTVTHTALVQKEEIHQTEMKEMVETAITQLDDVIGSPLSSMSY, from the exons ATGGATCCGACGATGGGTGACAGCTTGGAGTGCCTCTGGGATTGCCTCGACGTTGAAGGGTTGCAGAG CTTGAACATCGGGGCCGACGGGGACaacgcggtggccggcggccagcaCCACGACGGCTACTCCAGCGCCCCGGACGCCGGCTCCAACTCctccgtggcggcggcagcagcggggtCGGACGGCAGCAGGCCAGGCAACAACAACGTCATTGTCacggagcagcgccgccgccggaggctcAACGACAGGCTCTACGCCCTCCGCAGCGTCGTTCCGAACATCACCAAG ATGGATAAGGCGTCCATCATCAAGGACGCCATCGAGTAcatcctgcagctgcagcagctcgAGCACCAGCTGCTCGCGGAGCTCGCCCTCCTCGAGGCCGCTGCCGCGAccgcgcaccaccacccccatcCGCTATTAATCGGCATGCCAATGCCATTCAccggcgccgccacggcctTCGCCGCCATCGGGGGCGACGACGACTGCGCGGCCGTGTCGCCGACCAAGAAGATGAAACGGAACCCGTCCTTCTCGTCTCacggctcctcctcgccgccggtcgACGCTCTAGAG GTGAGGGTGTCGGGCGCGGGGGATAAGGTGCTGGTGGTGAGCGTCGCGTGCCGGCACCGGAGGGACGCCGTCGCCAAGGTGTGCCGCGCGCTCGagggcctccgcctccgcgtcaTCGCCGCCAACGTCACCGCCGCGTCGGGGACCGTGACGCACACCGCGCTCGTCCAG AAAGAAGAGATACATCAAACTGAGATGAAGGAAATGGTTGAGACAGCAATCACCCAACTTGATGATGTTATTGGAAGTCCACTCAGCAGTATGAGTTACTAA